A stretch of Imperialibacter roseus DNA encodes these proteins:
- a CDS encoding TerC family protein, translating to MLDQLLANSENLLYGIFGIVITIFLILDLGVFHKKPGKISQKDALQQSLFWVVVSIIFGGVIYFYYENPVPGVTPYESMLEFYSAYLTEKALSIDNIFVILLILRYFKVKDEYYHGILFWGILGAIIFRAIFIFVGALLISKAHWILYVFGVFLVYSGLKIFKDDEDMEIEPEKNPLIQLARKFFPISKGDMGGRFVIFKQGKLIFTPLFLVIILIESTDLIFAVDSIPAAFAITQNPFIIYTSNIFAVMGLRAMFFLLSNVLDKFYLLQKGLAIILIFIGAKMLVDIFSIHVPVIWSFSMILVVLIGSIILSLIFPKKPELVNN from the coding sequence ATGCTTGATCAACTGCTAGCCAACAGTGAAAACCTCTTGTACGGCATTTTCGGTATTGTAATCACTATCTTTTTAATTCTTGATCTAGGCGTCTTTCACAAGAAACCAGGAAAGATTAGCCAAAAGGATGCGCTTCAGCAGTCGCTGTTTTGGGTTGTTGTTTCTATTATTTTCGGTGGCGTTATTTATTTCTACTATGAAAATCCCGTGCCTGGCGTTACGCCCTATGAAAGTATGCTTGAATTTTACTCGGCATATCTCACAGAGAAAGCACTAAGTATTGATAATATATTTGTTATTCTTCTTATCCTTCGCTACTTCAAAGTGAAGGATGAATACTATCATGGCATTCTTTTTTGGGGGATATTGGGCGCCATCATTTTCCGGGCAATATTCATTTTCGTCGGAGCGCTTTTGATCAGCAAAGCACATTGGATTCTGTACGTCTTCGGCGTGTTTCTTGTCTATTCAGGGCTTAAAATATTCAAGGATGATGAGGACATGGAAATTGAGCCAGAGAAGAATCCCCTCATTCAACTTGCCAGAAAGTTCTTTCCCATCTCAAAAGGAGACATGGGCGGCAGGTTTGTCATCTTCAAACAAGGTAAGCTTATATTTACGCCACTTTTTCTGGTTATTATTCTTATTGAATCTACCGACCTCATTTTTGCCGTAGATTCCATTCCCGCTGCGTTTGCGATTACTCAGAACCCGTTCATCATCTACACATCCAATATCTTTGCCGTGATGGGCCTAAGGGCGATGTTCTTCCTGCTGTCTAACGTGCTTGATAAGTTTTATCTGCTTCAAAAAGGCCTGGCGATCATCCTCATATTCATTGGAGCGAAGATGCTGGTGGACATTTTCAGTATTCACGTCCCCGTGATATGGTCATTCAGTATGATTTTGGTAGTGTTGATAGGATCTATCATACTCTCACTTATCTTCCCGAAGAAACCTGAATTGGTAAACAACTAG
- a CDS encoding 5-(carboxyamino)imidazole ribonucleotide synthase has translation MATVNRKIGILGGGQLGRMLIQSGIDFNIPFKVIDPDPSAPCKDLVDGFVNGNLKDFDTIYQFGKDCDVVTIEIEHVNTQALRKLEEEGKKVFPQPHIIELIQDKRLQKQFYQKEGIPTAKFVLTENAADVAAQADFLPAVNKLGREGYDGRGVQVIRSEKDLTKAFDQPGLLEKLIDFEKELSVIVARNEQGEIKTFPVVELVYHPEANLVEFLFSPAQISIEVEQKARALAEKVITKLGMVGLLAVEMFLTRDHEILVNEVAPRPHNSGHQTIEANITSQYEQHLRAILGWPLGSTRAHTPAAMVNLLGEEGFQGEAVYEGLEEVLQKEGVHPHLYGKRLTKPFRKMGHVTIVNESAEDLKTLAYWVKDKLKIKA, from the coding sequence ATGGCAACAGTAAACAGAAAAATTGGCATTCTAGGTGGTGGCCAGCTTGGGCGCATGCTCATACAGTCCGGCATCGATTTTAACATCCCTTTCAAAGTAATCGATCCTGACCCTTCAGCTCCCTGCAAAGACCTCGTAGACGGATTTGTTAACGGCAATCTCAAAGACTTCGACACGATCTATCAGTTTGGTAAAGACTGTGATGTTGTTACCATAGAGATTGAACATGTAAACACCCAAGCGCTCAGAAAATTGGAAGAAGAAGGCAAAAAGGTTTTCCCTCAGCCTCATATTATTGAGTTGATACAGGACAAGCGACTTCAAAAACAGTTTTACCAAAAGGAAGGCATTCCAACAGCAAAGTTTGTGCTGACTGAAAATGCTGCCGATGTAGCCGCCCAAGCCGACTTTCTGCCAGCAGTAAACAAACTTGGAAGAGAAGGCTATGATGGCCGTGGTGTTCAGGTAATCAGGTCCGAAAAAGACTTGACAAAAGCATTTGACCAACCTGGGCTTTTGGAAAAACTGATAGATTTTGAGAAAGAGCTTTCCGTAATTGTCGCCCGAAATGAGCAGGGCGAGATCAAAACCTTTCCTGTAGTGGAATTGGTTTATCATCCAGAGGCAAATCTCGTTGAGTTTTTGTTCTCGCCAGCCCAGATCTCAATCGAAGTGGAACAGAAGGCCAGAGCTCTCGCTGAAAAAGTAATTACCAAACTTGGCATGGTGGGGTTGCTGGCTGTGGAGATGTTTCTCACCAGGGATCACGAAATTCTCGTTAATGAAGTTGCCCCCCGGCCTCACAACAGCGGACACCAGACGATAGAGGCGAATATTACCTCGCAGTATGAGCAGCACTTGAGAGCCATCTTAGGGTGGCCCCTGGGAAGCACCAGGGCCCATACTCCGGCTGCTATGGTCAACTTGCTCGGAGAGGAAGGTTTTCAGGGAGAAGCTGTTTACGAAGGACTGGAAGAGGTGCTGCAAAAAGAAGGGGTACATCCTCACCTTTATGGCAAAAGGCTAACAAAGCCTTTTAGAAAAATGGGGCACGTGACGATAGTCAACGAAAGCGCTGAAGACCTGAAAACCCTGGCTTATTGGGTAAAAGATAAACTGAAAATAAAGGCATAA
- the purE gene encoding 5-(carboxyamino)imidazole ribonucleotide mutase — MAEDKKPIVGVIMGSQSDLTVMQEAAEILEELGVPCEVTIVSAHRTPHRMISYAEEARKRGLKVIIAGAGGAAHLPGMVASITTLPVIGVPVKSRNSIDGWDSILSILQMPGGIPVATVALDGGKNAGILAAEIVSTFDDKVANALQAYKDKLKSTVEDSATKLENQGWKSAQIGFKK; from the coding sequence ATGGCTGAAGATAAAAAACCAATTGTAGGTGTGATCATGGGTAGCCAGTCGGACCTCACTGTGATGCAGGAGGCAGCAGAAATACTGGAAGAGCTTGGCGTTCCATGCGAAGTAACCATTGTCTCAGCACACCGCACCCCACACAGAATGATATCCTACGCTGAAGAAGCCCGCAAAAGAGGTCTGAAAGTAATTATAGCCGGTGCGGGCGGTGCGGCTCACCTGCCAGGGATGGTCGCTTCCATCACCACTTTACCTGTGATTGGGGTGCCGGTTAAATCCAGGAATTCTATTGACGGCTGGGACTCAATCCTTTCTATTCTACAAATGCCTGGCGGTATTCCGGTAGCGACTGTAGCACTGGACGGAGGCAAAAATGCTGGCATACTTGCAGCTGAGATTGTTTCTACGTTTGATGACAAGGTTGCCAACGCCTTGCAGGCCTACAAAGACAAACTAAAATCTACCGTCGAGGACAGTGCCACCAAATTGGAAAATCAGGGGTGGAAGTCCGCACAAATAGGTTTCAAAAAATAG
- a CDS encoding MutS-related protein, whose translation MDEKEAFFKARITTFERQTSEVAGKLREWSTYRIGIFVVSIIALVYFANERMAWPVFFVLVGFFLIFGSLVNVYNKTKKNLSFLKSMLAVNQDEVRRQQLDIKHLSDGKEFLSENHPYVADLDIFGRHSIFQLVNRGSTPPGTATLASWLSFPAKANVVSPRQQAVRELESQIEWRQSFEAFGRMNLPDKSKPVVPLEQLLSKPAPISQGFKIWAAASMAVSLVIYGLAILSVVVWQWVFLAAILNSFFLVALMKSMNEEYQKMQGLSKQLSVYVDLFNCIETGKFENSLLHDHQSILLNPGPSASVAFKKLHEVVNRFDSRINMLYQILNSFLLLDFWLITLAQKWFDENIDHVGGWMEALGEMEAISSLAGFAFANPAYVYPETSGWDFDLKASQLGHPLIPAKKRVVNDFVLDGKGLILITGSNMSGKSTFLRTVGVNSVLALAGAPVCANSMTISYMELFTSMRTHDDLSESVSSFYAELKRLRQLLDLLETGAPVLYMLDEVLKGTNSEDRHIGTKALVRQLLREKAAGFISTHDLSLSELGNTDPLVTNFSFNSLVKGDELLFDYKLTEGPCKSFNASQLMKNIGIEIIP comes from the coding sequence ATGGACGAAAAAGAAGCGTTTTTCAAAGCTCGTATTACCACATTTGAACGTCAGACATCTGAAGTTGCCGGTAAGCTCAGGGAGTGGTCTACCTATAGAATAGGCATTTTTGTGGTATCCATCATTGCGTTAGTCTATTTCGCCAATGAGAGAATGGCGTGGCCGGTTTTCTTTGTTCTCGTGGGCTTCTTTTTGATTTTTGGCTCCCTTGTAAATGTGTACAACAAAACGAAAAAGAATCTCTCGTTTCTTAAGTCGATGCTGGCGGTCAATCAAGATGAAGTCAGAAGGCAGCAGCTCGACATCAAGCACCTTTCGGATGGCAAAGAATTCCTCAGCGAAAATCACCCTTACGTAGCCGATCTCGATATTTTCGGGCGGCATTCCATTTTTCAGCTTGTCAACCGTGGATCGACGCCGCCGGGGACGGCCACCCTTGCTTCGTGGCTAAGCTTTCCGGCAAAAGCCAATGTTGTTAGCCCAAGGCAGCAGGCTGTTCGTGAGCTTGAAAGTCAAATCGAATGGAGGCAGTCGTTTGAGGCCTTTGGGAGGATGAATCTACCGGATAAGTCAAAGCCCGTAGTGCCCTTAGAGCAGCTTTTGTCAAAACCAGCCCCCATCTCTCAAGGCTTTAAAATTTGGGCAGCCGCTTCTATGGCTGTTTCGCTGGTCATTTACGGATTGGCGATCTTGTCAGTGGTGGTTTGGCAGTGGGTGTTTCTCGCAGCAATCCTCAATAGCTTTTTTCTCGTTGCATTGATGAAGTCAATGAACGAGGAGTATCAAAAAATGCAGGGCCTGTCAAAACAGTTATCCGTCTATGTAGATTTGTTCAACTGCATTGAAACGGGCAAGTTTGAAAACAGCTTGCTTCATGACCATCAATCCATTTTATTAAACCCCGGGCCCTCGGCGTCCGTCGCCTTCAAAAAACTGCACGAGGTGGTAAATCGGTTCGACAGCCGGATCAACATGCTCTATCAAATTCTCAACTCATTTCTTCTTCTCGACTTTTGGCTTATTACACTGGCGCAGAAATGGTTTGACGAAAACATTGATCACGTGGGCGGTTGGATGGAAGCTCTGGGTGAAATGGAAGCCATTAGTAGCCTGGCAGGGTTTGCCTTTGCCAACCCGGCCTATGTCTACCCTGAAACATCTGGTTGGGATTTTGACCTAAAAGCCAGTCAGCTGGGCCACCCTTTGATTCCAGCTAAGAAGCGAGTTGTAAATGATTTTGTGCTTGATGGCAAGGGATTAATATTGATAACAGGATCCAATATGTCAGGAAAAAGCACTTTCCTGCGAACAGTGGGGGTAAATTCGGTACTGGCATTGGCAGGAGCCCCGGTTTGCGCCAACAGCATGACTATCTCCTATATGGAGCTCTTCACCAGCATGCGCACCCACGATGACCTATCGGAAAGCGTATCGTCTTTTTATGCAGAGCTAAAACGGCTCAGGCAGCTCTTAGATCTATTGGAAACGGGAGCTCCGGTTCTCTACATGCTCGACGAGGTATTGAAAGGCACCAACTCAGAGGACAGGCATATTGGCACAAAGGCCCTTGTGAGGCAGCTTCTTAGAGAAAAGGCGGCAGGCTTTATTTCTACACACGACCTCTCCTTAAGCGAGCTGGGCAATACTGACCCTCTTGTAACCAACTTCAGCTTTAACAGCCTTGTGAAGGGCGATGAGCTGCTGTTCGACTACAAGCTGACCGAGGGGCCCTGCAAAAGCTTCAACGCCTCACAACTGATGAAGAACATAGGAATAGAAATAATTCCCTAA